A segment of the Mycobacterium intracellulare ATCC 13950 genome:
TACAATTCGAACGGCACCGGCAGGTGCTGGAACCGCACGCTGGACCGCAGCAAGGTGTTGAGCACCCGGGTGCCGAGCCCGAAGGTGTGCACGGCGAGCGGCATCGACTTGGCGTCCGCGGAGACCAGCATGCTCATCCGGACTCCCTTGCCGCGCCCGAAGATTCGGCTGCTGGTCAAGAAGAACATCAGCGACAGGATCGGGTTCTGAAGATTCGGTGCGCTCTGCAGGATCCGGCCGCGCTTGCGCAGGACTTTGATGAGTTTGCGCCGTTCCCGCCAGGTCGCGAAGGTGGACGGCAGCGCGCGGGACCGGAAACGGTCGCCGTCGAGTTTGTCGATGGCCGCGTCCATCCCGGACATGCCGAGCAGCCCGGCGTCCAGCGCCTCGTCGAGCAGCGCCGCCATCTTTTTCAGCTCGTCGTCGGTGGGCCGAACCGTCGGGTCGGTGGCCCGTTCCAGTCCGAGCACCGCGGTGCGCAGGTCCGAATGACCAAGCAGCGAACCGACATTGGGGCCCAGCGGCAGGGCGTTGATCGCCTTGACGTATTCCGCCGCCGTCGACCACGTCCGGCCCGAACTCAGCGCGCCGAAGACGTATTCGCGCGGCACCGCCTCCACTCGGCTGAACAGATCGGCGGCGTCCTCGGAATCGGCATAGACGGTCGACAACGAGCAGTTGCCCAGCAGCACGGTGGTGACACCGTGGCGCACCGACTCGCGCAGGCCGGGGTCCAGCAGCACTTCGGCGTCGTAGTGGGTGTGCACGTCGAGGAAGCCGGGCACGACCCATTTGCCGGCCGCCTCGATCACCTCGGGGCAACCGGTCTCGTCCAGCGCCTCGGCCGAGACGGCGACCACGACCCCGTCGCGGATGCCCAGCGTGCGGGTGAGCGGCGCGGCGCCGGTGCCGTCGAACCACAATCCGTCGCGAATGATCACGTCGTAGGCCATGGCGTCCTTCCGGTCATCGTTGCCGAACGCTAACATAGATAGCACGCACTCGCAATCTTTCTTCGGCGCAGCGTGGCGGCGCCCGGACGCTCTGGTTAGTCTGCGTCACCGAGCGGCCGCGGCGACCGCGACGCGCCGGCTACGCCGGTGAACGGAAGATCTTGCCGCGCAACATGATCAGATCGGGATTGTTCAGCACGGCGGGCCCCGACCGCGGGTCGCGGGCGAAGCACAGTAGGTCCGCCGAGGCGCCGTGGTCGAGGCCGGGGCGGCCGAGCCAGCGGCGCGCGTCCCAGCAGGCCGCCCCCAGCGCCTGCGTCGGGCTCATGCCGATGCCCTTGAGCGCTTCGACCTCGTCGGCGATGCGACCGTGCGCGACCATGGTGCCGGCGTCACTTCCGGCATATATCGGCACGCCGGCTTCCCGCGCCGCGGCGATGCGCGACGGGCCGCGCGCGTGCAGGTCGCGCATGTGGGCGGCGTAGGCCGGATACTTCGCGGCGGCCTCGGCGATGCCGGGGAAATTCTCGAGGACGTTGACCAGCGTGGGAACCAGCACGGTGCCGCGGGAGGCCATCAGCTCGATGGTGTCGTCGTCCAGGCCGGTGCCGTGTTCGATGCAGTCAATGCCGGCGTTGATCAGGCCGGGCAGCGCGTCCTCGCTGAAGACGTGCGCGGTGACCCGGGCGCCGTGGGCGTGGGCGGCCTCGATCGCGGCCGCCAGGACGTCGTCGGACCACAGTGGCGCGAGGTCGCCGGCGCCGCGGTCGATCCAGTCGCCGACGAGCTTGATCCAGCCGTCGCCGCGGCGCGCCTCCTCGGCGACCGCGTCCGGCAGCTGCCACTCGTCCTCCAGTTCGCGCGAGAACCCCGCCGCGTAGCGCTTGGGTCTGGCCAGATGCCTGCCGGCGCGGATGATGCGGGGCATGTCGTCGCGGTCGTCGAGGCTGCGCGTGTCGGTGGGCGATCCGCAGTCCCGCAACAACAACGCCCCGACGTCGCGTTCCGTCTCGGCCTGGGCGATCGCCTCGTCGAGCGGGATCTCGCCGTGATGGCCCAGGCCGACGTGGCAGTGCGCGTCCACCAGCCCGGGCACGATCCATCCGCCGTCGAAGACGGTGTCGGCGCCGGCGATGGGTTCGGTGCTGATGCGGCCGTCGACGATCCACAGTTGGATCTCGGTCTCGTCGGGCAGTCCCACGCCCCGCACGTGCAGGCGCACGGCGGCTAGTTTCTTCCGGTCACGACTTGCCCGGGAACTTCAGCTTGGACAGATCGAAGTCGGCCAGCCCGGGCGGCAGCTCGTTGAGACCCTCGGGCATCTGCGACAGGTCGGGGAACCCGGCCGGCATGCCGGCGGCCAGCGGGTTTCTCGCCTTGGGTGGCGTCGGGCCCCGCCCGCCCTTCTTGGCCTTCTTGCCCGCCTTGCCCTTGGCGCCCTTGGACTTTCGCGTCGCGGACTTGCGCCCCATCCCGGGGATGCCCATGCCGCCGAGCATGGACGACATCATCTTGCGGGCCTCGAAGAAGCGGTCGACCAGCTGGTTGACCTCCGAGACCGTGACGCCCGAACCGTTGGCGATGCGCAGCCGCCGCGACGCGTTGATGATCTTCGGGTCGGCGCGCTCGGCGGGCGTCATGCCGCGGATGATGGCCTGCAGGCGGTCGAGTTGGCGGTCGTCGACCTGCGCCAGCGCGTCCTTCATCTGCCCGGCCCCGGGCAGCATGCCCAGCAGGTTGCCGATCGGGCCCATCTTGCGGATGGCGAGCATCTGTTCCAGGAAGTCCTCGAGCGTGAGCTCGCCGGTGCCGATCTTGACCGCGGCGGCCTCTGCCTGTTCGGCGTCGAAGACCTGCTCGGCCTGCTCGATCAGGCTCAGCACGTCGCCCATGCCCAGGATGCGGCTGGACATCCGGTCGGGATGGAAGACGTCGAAGTCCTCCAGCTTCTCGCCGGTGGAGGCGAAAAGGATTGGGACACCGGTCACTTCGCGGACCGAGAGCGCCGCGCCACCGCGGGCGTCGCCGTCGAGCTTGGTGAGCACCACCCCGGTGAAGCCGACGCCCTCGCGGAACGCCTCGGCGGTGGTGACGGCGTCCTGACCGATCATCGCGTCCAGGACGAAGAGCACCTCGTCGGGGTCGATGGCGTCGCGGATGGCCGCGGCCTGCGCCATCAGTTCGTCGTCGATGCCGAGCCGGCCGGCGGTGTCGACGATGACGACGTCGAAGTGCTTGGCGTTGGCCTCGGCGATTCCCGCCGCGGCGACCGCGACCGGGTCGCCGGGTCCGGACCCCGGGGATTCACCCGGGTGCGGCGCGAACACCGGCACCCCGGCCCGCTCGCCGACCACCTGCAGCTGGTTGACCGCGGCCGGGCGCTGCAGGTCGCACGCCACCAGCAGCGGGGTGTGGCCCTGCCCGCGCAGCCAGGCCGCCAGCTTGCCGGCCACCGACGTCTTACCGGAACCCTGCAGGCCGGCGAGCATCACCACGGTCGGCGGCGTCTTCGCGAACGCCAGCTGGCGGGTCTGTCCGCCCAGGATGCCGATGAGTTCTTCGTTGACGATCTTGACGACCTGCTGCGCCGGGTTGAGGGCACCCGAGACCTCGGCGCCCTTGGCGCGGTCCTTGATCCGGGTGACGAAGGCGCGCACGACGGGCAACGACACGTCGGCTTCCAGCAGCGCCAGCCGGATCTCGCGGGTGGTGGCCTCGATATCGGCGTCGGTCAGTCGACCCTTGCCACGTAGCCCCGCGAGGGCGCCGGTCAATCGGTCGGACAGCGATTCAAACACCCCGCCAGCCTAGTGGCACCGCAAGCGCGACCCACGCCGCCGGGCGCAGCTTGCCGCGCGGACGACGAGTGTGCGGCCCGCCGCCCATTCGGCCGCGAGTGCGCGCGCGGCCGCACGCTCGGCCGTCCCGGTCG
Coding sequences within it:
- the ffh gene encoding signal recognition particle protein, which translates into the protein MFESLSDRLTGALAGLRGKGRLTDADIEATTREIRLALLEADVSLPVVRAFVTRIKDRAKGAEVSGALNPAQQVVKIVNEELIGILGGQTRQLAFAKTPPTVVMLAGLQGSGKTSVAGKLAAWLRGQGHTPLLVACDLQRPAAVNQLQVVGERAGVPVFAPHPGESPGSGPGDPVAVAAAGIAEANAKHFDVVIVDTAGRLGIDDELMAQAAAIRDAIDPDEVLFVLDAMIGQDAVTTAEAFREGVGFTGVVLTKLDGDARGGAALSVREVTGVPILFASTGEKLEDFDVFHPDRMSSRILGMGDVLSLIEQAEQVFDAEQAEAAAVKIGTGELTLEDFLEQMLAIRKMGPIGNLLGMLPGAGQMKDALAQVDDRQLDRLQAIIRGMTPAERADPKIINASRRLRIANGSGVTVSEVNQLVDRFFEARKMMSSMLGGMGIPGMGRKSATRKSKGAKGKAGKKAKKGGRGPTPPKARNPLAAGMPAGFPDLSQMPEGLNELPPGLADFDLSKLKFPGKS
- a CDS encoding N-acyl-D-amino-acid deacylase family protein, with product MLAFGNDDRKDAMAYDVIIRDGLWFDGTGAAPLTRTLGIRDGVVVAVSAEALDETGCPEVIEAAGKWVVPGFLDVHTHYDAEVLLDPGLRESVRHGVTTVLLGNCSLSTVYADSEDAADLFSRVEAVPREYVFGALSSGRTWSTAAEYVKAINALPLGPNVGSLLGHSDLRTAVLGLERATDPTVRPTDDELKKMAALLDEALDAGLLGMSGMDAAIDKLDGDRFRSRALPSTFATWRERRKLIKVLRKRGRILQSAPNLQNPILSLMFFLTSSRIFGRGKGVRMSMLVSADAKSMPLAVHTFGLGTRVLNTLLRSSVRFQHLPVPFELYSDGIDLPVFEEFGAGTAALHLRDQLQRNELLADEAYRRRFRREFDRIKLGPSLWHRDFHDAVIVECPDASLIGKSFGAIADERGLHPLDAFLDVLVENGERNVRWTTIVANHRPKQLDKLAADPSIHMGFSDAGAHLRNMAFYNFALRMLKRTQDAHRAGAPFLSIQQAVHRLTGELAEWFGIDAGTLRVGDRADFVVIDPAGLDESVDRYHEEAVPFYGGLRRMVNRNDHAVVATGVGGVVVFGGGRFRDGYGQTVTSGRYLRAGERARRPQGALTQSA
- a CDS encoding amidohydrolase family protein encodes the protein MRLHVRGVGLPDETEIQLWIVDGRISTEPIAGADTVFDGGWIVPGLVDAHCHVGLGHHGEIPLDEAIAQAETERDVGALLLRDCGSPTDTRSLDDRDDMPRIIRAGRHLARPKRYAAGFSRELEDEWQLPDAVAEEARRGDGWIKLVGDWIDRGAGDLAPLWSDDVLAAAIEAAHAHGARVTAHVFSEDALPGLINAGIDCIEHGTGLDDDTIELMASRGTVLVPTLVNVLENFPGIAEAAAKYPAYAAHMRDLHARGPSRIAAAREAGVPIYAGSDAGTMVAHGRIADEVEALKGIGMSPTQALGAACWDARRWLGRPGLDHGASADLLCFARDPRSGPAVLNNPDLIMLRGKIFRSPA